Genomic window (Jeotgalibacillus haloalkalitolerans):
CGCGTTCATGCACTTGCTGACCAGATTATTGCAGATGACACGACTGAAAACGCTGAGCTTGAAGTGGATATTCACGGGCGTTATATGATCCGCGTTGCTGCTTCAATGGCTTATAATAACGGCGATATTTTTATCGTAATGGTTGAAAACAACGGTACGATTCCGAATCTGCCGGATGATGCAATGGTAGAAGTCCCTGCCATGATGACCAGCCGTGGACCAAAACCTTTTGCTGTAGGACATATCGATACGTTCTATAAAGGGCTTATTGAAGGACAGCTGGCATATGAAAAGCTGGTTGTTGACGCTTATTTTGAAAACAGCTACGAAAAAGCACTTCAGGCACTCACACTGAACCGTACAGTTGTGGATGCACCGCGTGCCCGCAAAATTCTGGACGATATGATTGATGCAAATAAAGACTTCTGGCCTGAGTTGCACCGCAGTAAACAGCTTGTCACGAATGCCTAATTTAATGCCCGGGGAAACATCCCGGGCTTTCACTGGAAAAATAAGAAAGCGGTTACGTAAGGAGGAACAACTGTGAGTAATGTATTCGGAAGCCTGCAGAAGTTTGGGAAATCATTAATGGTACCTGTCGCGCTTTTACCGGCAGCGGGAATTCTGCTCGGTCTTGGTGCTGCATTAACAGGTCCGCTCGCGGACTCGTTAACATTTTTGCAAAACGATGCTGTCCAGACAGTCGGAGAGGGGATGTCTGCTGTCGGAATCAGTATCTTCAATAACCTTGCTGTCATCTTTGCAATTGGCGTTGCGATTGGATTAACAGGCGGCTCAGGGATTGCCGCACTCGCTGCATTGCTGGGTTATGTCATTATGAATCAGACCATCTCATTTGCGCTCGGCATTACACCTGAAATGGTTGAACAAAGCGGGGAGTACGGCATGGCAGTCGGAATTCCAACGCTTGAGACCGGCGTACTCGGCGGGATTGTCGTCGGACTGCTTGCCGTCTGGGTCTACAGAAAGTTCCATGAATTCAACCCGCCTGAAGTACTCGGATTCTTCGCGGGAGACCGCTCAGTCGGAATTGTCATGGTGTTCGCTTCAATTGTACTGGCATTTCTCATGATGCTGATCTGGCCGCCAATCCAGGGCGGGATCAACGCCGTGGCAAACGTCATCGCAAATGGCGTTACAAATCCTTTATACATCGGGCTTTACGGCTTTCTTGAGAGAGCTCTTATTCCAACAGGTCTTCACCACATCTGGTACGCACCGTTTCTATGGACGTCACTTGGTGGAACAGCTGAAGTGGCAGGAAGCACGGTCTCTGGTGACCAGTATATCTTCCTTGCACAGATTGCAGCCGGCGTTGAAGTAACGGCTGGACGTTTCATGGCAGGGAAATTCCCGATTATCATGTTCGGACTCCTGGGAGCAGCACTCGCCATGTACCGCCGCGCTGATAAAAAGAATCAGCCGGTCGTAAAAGGGATGCTGATCGCAGCAGCCGGAACAGCATTTTTAACAGGAATCACTGAACCGATTGAGTTCACTTTCCTATTTGTCGCACCGCTGCTATTCCTTTTCCACGCAGTGTTAGCCGGCGTATCATTCGCAGTCATGTATATGCTTGATGTCCACCTCGGATGGGCAGGCGGCTCGGGTCTGATTGACTTCATACTCGTCAATGCACTGCCGGGCACTGAAAACTGGTGGGTCAATCTGGTCGCAGGGGCAGTATTCTTTGTGATCTACTACTTCTCATTCTCATTTGCCATTAAAAAGTGGGACCTCGCTACACCAGGCCGCGGTGGTCAGGAAAACAAGCTTTACACGCGAAAAGACTTTAATGAGAAGAAAAAAGGCGGCAAGTCAAATCAATCAAAAGAAACCGCTGTTGCCATCATGGCAGCACTTGGCGGAGAAGAAAATCTGAAGCATGTTGATGCCTGCTTCACACGCCTTCGCGTCGAAGTAAAAGAAATAGATGCCATTGACGAAGACGAATTGAAAGCACTCGGCGCAGCCGGTGTCGTCAAAGTCGGAAAGAATATCCAGGCCATCTTCGGCGGACGGTCGGATCTTTATAAAAATGAAATCAATCGTTTGCTGAGTTCTTGATTCAGGAACGCCACTCTTTTTGGGAGTGGCGTTTTTGTATTTATTACCATATTGATACACTAACCTCCGTCCCGCTGTATCACTTACAAAACCACAAAAAACGCCGGGCATCATCACCCGGCATTTCTGCATCTATATTTATTTTAGGGGGAACATTAATGATCGTGCGCGGTACCTTTTTTAATTGCAATGACTGAGGTTGGTGCTGCATCAAAAGTTTGAATGACTTCTGTTTCTCCGTGTACAGGGTCAACCTGATTAAGTGTCATTGTTGCAGGATCTGTTATATAGACAATTCCTTCAACGAGAGCAAGTGCAGGACCTGGTTTTCCATGACCGTGACCTTCTGAAGGTGCAATCGGGTCGATTACTGCAGTTTCTGATTCAATTTCTCCTGTAGATAAATGAATCATAAATAGTGAACCGTTTTTCCCTATTACATAAGCGTGCTCTTCATCCATTGCCATGCTGCCAACATACTCGGTTCCAAGGTCTATGGTTTCGATTGTACGCTCCTTTAAATCAATCAGAGAGACGTGGGTATTTAAATTGGCATCTTTTTCGCTGCTGTAATTGCCGATCATATAATCTGAGGATGAGAGTCCTTTCAGAGAACCGACACGTGCGCCTTCATCAGGAAGTGCGAGTTCTGTTATGTCATTTTCAGCAGGATGATATAAGAGAACTTGTCCCTCACAGCCAAAAGCAACTGTTTCCGTTTCATCGGATCCGCCGGAAGCCTCTCCGTGAAGACCCGGACAGTTTGAGAAGGTACTTTCTTTTTCACCTTCAGTAGTGTAAATGGCAATCCCTTCAGGAAGTGGCTGCGGGTTTTCTTCAGGTGTGTAAGAAACGATATTACGTCCATCTGAAAGTGGGACTGCTACTCCGTGATGAGGTACAGTCTGAATGGTTGCGACTGGTACCGGGGCTTCCTCAGTCGTTAATGCTGTATCTTCATAAACGTTAATTTCGCCACTTCCGTCATCAAAGATAGCAGTACGGCCAGCGTGATTGACAAAGTGGGTGGGCTGGTCACCTTTTAGTTCGTATGATGAAAGCACAGGGTTTTCTATGTAATCATGCGCATGGTCCCCGTGAGCCTCTGACCATACACCGGAATCCAGCAGTTTTACAACGCCATTCTCACGGTCATTTACAAAAATATGTCGCTGATCCGGTGACAGGCTAAGAGCGGAAACGCTCAGGTCGAGAGTTTCAACAACTTCCTCGTGATCACTGTCCAAAATCCAGATGCCATTTTCATGTCCTACTGCTATACGTGCAGTGGTTTCATTGCCATGCGCATGCTCTTCATGGTCATCTTCATCATGAAGGTCGTGATCCTCCACCTCATGATCATTCTTCTCAGCTACAGTTTCATTGCTGTCAGTACTGTTTGTCTCCTGAGAGGTGTCAGCAGTATTACATGCAGCCAGTAAAAGAACGCCCAGCATAAGTGTCCAGATAAACAATGTGTATTTTGTCAAAAACTCCAGCTCCTTTTATGTAAATAGTAATCATTACGTTTTACATAGTATCTTTTCTTTAAATGTTATGCAAGAGAAAGATTAAAAATACTGCACTTATTTTCAGTCCTATTTCACTCTGACTTCACACGTCACTGCTACAATTTTCAAATGAGTCATGAAAAAGTGATCCATTTAAAAAAATTCTGCGTTAGTTAAGTAACAGGATTGTGAAATGAACGGGGTACGTGTGCCCGGGAAGGAGTGGTGAGGATGGAAGCGTTGAAGATGAGTGAGCGTGAAGTGAGTGAGAAGAAAGAAAAAAAACGTAGTGCTTCATTGTATCAGGCGGTCTGGAGGTGGCATTTTTATGCCGGGTTGATTTTTTCGCCGTTCTTATTAATTTTAGCTTTTAGTGGGGGTGTGTATTTATTTAAGCCGCAGATTGAAAATGTGCTGTATAAGGATCTCTATTTTGTTGAAGAGGGAGGAACTGCGCTTGCTGTGACTGCGCAAACTGCTGGTGTCCTTGAAAGTTATCCGGATGCAAGTGTAACATCGGTCAGTTTTTATGATGATCCTGCCCGTTCAACAGAAGTTGGCATTATACAAAATGGGGAGGCAGCTTCTGTCTATGTGAACCCTTATAATGGTGCCGTGCTGGGTGATATTCAGTCAGGGGAAAGGTTTACTGATATTTTTGTCAGTATTCATAGTGAACTGCTGGTCGGTGGAACGGCAGCTAATCTGCTTGTAGAGCTTGCGGCATGCTGGGCTGTAATTTTACTGATTACGGGTCTATATATCTGGTGGCCGAGAAACAGGTCTGCGATCTGGGGTACTGTGCTGCCAAGGATTCGGAGTAAAGGGAGAACGTTTTGGCGTGATATGCACGCTGTACCTGCGTTTTGGCTTTCTCTTGGTATTTTAATTCTGATCTTAACCGGGCTGCCATGGTCGGGTGTCATGGGGGAGCAGATTAATCGTCTGGCAACTTCCACGAATACGGGCTATCCAGCATTTGCACAGAGCTTTGGTGAAAAGCCTGAATCACAGGTGCTTGCAAAAGATGTGGCGTCTGATGTGCCGTGGGCTTCTGAAAATATGCCTGTGCCGTCATCAGTGGATAATGGATATGTTCCGATCTCAGTTGATGACGCTGTCAATGTTGCATCTCAGCAGAGTATCGCAAAGCCTTATACCATTTCGATGCCACAGGGGGAAACCGGTGTTTATACATTAGCAACTTCTCATTCAAACCCGTCTGATAGTGCTACTCTTCACGTGGATCAGTATACCGGTTCCATTTTAAGTGATGTGCGCTTTGCGGATTATGGCATCATGGCGCAGGGAATTACGCTCGGTATCGCGCTGCATGAAGGGCGACTGTTTGGACTTGCGAATCAGGTTCTTGGACTGATTGTCTGTATCGGCTTAATTTTCGTCATTATCAGCTCATACATCATGTGGAAAAAGCGTAAACCAAAAGGGCGTTCAGGCGCTCCGGCGAAGCCGAAGGATAAAAAAGTAACCCGGATCGTATTCTTCATCATGCTTGGGCTGGGCGTGCTCATGCCGCTTGTGGGCATTTCTATTATTGTGATTTACCTGCTTGACCGCTTTGTCATTCCCCGTATACAACCTTTGCGGAAGCAGCTGTTTGAAGGAGGGGAGCGTTGATGAATAAAAGAATAGGTGCGTTAACACTTGCGGGTGCAATTTTATTGAGCGGCTGTGCGGCAGGGAATCCGGAAGCAAGGCTGTCCGAGCCGCTGGAAACTTTTATTTACTTGCCTGAGGACATATCGGCAGACACACCTGAAACATTTACAGTGCATGTGACTGAAAATGGCGAACTGCTGGAAACTGCGGATGACATCACCTTCGAGGTATGGCAGGAAGCAGCGGAAGAATCTGAATGGATTGAGGCCGAGAGCAGTGAAGCAGGCGTTTATACGGCTGAAGCCACCTTTGAAAAAGAAGGGCTTTACTATATACAGGCACATGTAAGTTCAGACGGTGTATCCTCAATGCCTGTTAAAAGCTTTACAGTTGGAGAGTTGACTGAAGAAGAACAGGCAATTGTAGAGGAAGAGCCTGAGGAGCATGATGAAGGGCATCATCATTAAAATAGAAGTTGCAGGAGGGGCACATCGGGGACGGAGTTGAGTGGTTCATTTTAAAATGGCGCACTGAACTCTGTCCCCCGTGTGCCATTTTTGAAATCATTCCCATAATGATACAGCAACCTCCGTCCCCGCTGTATCATGGGTTACATCACCTCACTTCAGGGGTATATTAAGAGTATCCTGCTGGCGAAGAGAGGGAAAGCCATGTCTGAAACAATTGAAAGCTTAAAGCATGAAATCAATTTACTTAATCAGAAACTGGAACGCTATGAAAAATACATTAAAGAGCTTTCTGCGCCGATTATTCCATCGATCGTACCGCATACGATTCTGGTACCACTGACTGGCAGAATGACTGAAGAAAGACTCACACATATTATGGAGACGATTCTTTACCATTTGCAATATGGAGATGTCGAGAATGTCCTGATTGACTTATCAGGGACGACGATTAATGATGTCGACAAATCAGATTATCAGCTGATGGCTGCTAAAATGAGAGAGCTTATTGGTGCAATTAAGCTCATGGGTGCGCGTACGATTTTTGTGGGCTTTTCCCCGATGTTTGCACGGGAGATTGTTCTCTCTGGCGTGATCACAGACGGCAGAATTCAGTCATTTTCAACTTTCAGAAGTGCATTGCAGCATATTATGAAGGACAAAGGCTTTGAAATGAACCAACGTTAAAAGCAGACCCTTGTGATGGGGTCTGCTTTTTACATAAAATCACCAGATCGCTTCTACATACTCAGGGTGATCAATAAATGGATTGCGATTTCCCTGGTATGCATCAAAAATCACTTCATTCCGATTACGTTCAAACGCATCAACAGGGTCCTGTTCATGCCATTCCTTTAAAGTAGAGAGTTTGCCAAGGTAAGGACCGGCCACATCAACCTGATCAAGCACTTCAAGGTCTACTTCACCGGCGTCCCCCTCATAACGAACGGCCATGTAAAATACCATTCTTGCAATATCGCCTTTTACTTCATCACGCGGCTCCCATGAATCACTGTCATAGAAAGTGTCAGGTGCTTCAGGGTGGATTCTTCCCCCATTGTCAAAGTCGAGATTCTGCCTTGATGAATTTACTGTGACATCAGTTGGTCTCAGTGCATGCAGGTCAGTGCCGGTTCCCATGACCGTACCGAAATCACCTTTAGATTGCGGCCAGACATGCTCGCGGTTCCACTCATCAATCAGACCGCCATTATCATACTTTGAAATGGACTTGCCTGTATATAAAAGAAGAACGTTATTTGAATTGTTCGGATCCTCATCTGTATTACGTAGCGCTTCCCAGGCATTTGCGTAGGAAATCTCCTGATGATCGTCAATAATATTATGTAGTGCCTGCTTTAATGCAACGCCCGTTAAACCTTCCGCGTCAGCATAATAACCAGTTCCCGGTGTACCCGGATCTTCCGCTGCATCCCTGCTGATTGAAGTGACAGATTCAACACCCTCATGTGCAAAATAATCGTCCCGCGTTCCGTCAACTACAATATAATCGCCTAGATTTGAAGGGTTGCTCATCAAACCATACTCACTGCGGTAGCCGGCATCCAGCTTCACAAAAATCATTTCTGACATCTGCGTTTCAGACGGATCATCAGCTAACGCAAGCGCATAATCACTTGTGAAATTTGATTGCTGTACTGTTGAAGTCGATACCGGTACCCCAACAATATAACCGCCAACCGTCACATCAGTCCCATTTGGCTCATTCATCGCCTCATTGACAGACAGCGATGATGCCCCCGACACAACCGGCACCGCCAAAAGCAGCACAAGCGTAACCATTAATAAAACAGCTTTTTTCATCATGACACTCCTCTAAAATAGATTGCCCTTAGGCAACACTATCTTTCGTAAAAGCAGTCACAATCCCTTTAATAAATTTGCTCATTTAGATAAATAAACAAATAAACATGTATTAATGTTTTTAATTGCAAAATTCATAGGAAATGTTGAATGAAAAAGAACCGGTCAATTGCACCGGTTCCTGAGTATGTATTACCACCAGTCCACAAACACAACCGCCAGAATAAATGCGCCTGCCAAAGCAAAATCAGTATAAGCCCCGGTTTTTGTTGCCTCAGACCTTAATCTTTCAAATCCGGTTAATATAAAGATCAAACTGATCGCTAAAATTAAATAATAGATTGGAAATAAAACATGACCTGTAAAAGCCGTGTATAGCGCAATCACACTTGCAGCCACGGCAAGCACCAGCCTGATAACCTTTAAAACAACCATCATGGGTCCCCCGAAAAATATAGTTGGAAAAATCTGATAGATTCAGTGTAGCACAACGCCTTTTCAAGAAACAGGTCAAGAAGTCATTCTTTTACAATGTCGATCAAATAAAAACCCCGGAGGACCGGGGTTTTTATTACATAAGTAAAATTAAACTTGAAGCCATCACAATCATACCGGCAACCATCCCATACATCGCATGGTGCGCCTTGCCATATTCACGCGCTGCAGGAAGGAGACCATCCAGCGAAATGAATACCATGATGCCGCCGACAGCAGCAAATACGAGTCCAAACATTGTATCCGTCAAAAATGGCATTAAGATCAGGAATCCAATTAATGCACCGGCAGGCTCTGCAAGTCCTGATAAGAAAGACAGCTTAAACGCTTTTCGGCGTGAACCCGTTGCATAATAAATTGGCACAGAAACCGCAATCCCCTCAGGTATATTATGCAAGGCAATAGCGATTGCAATCGCAATCCCGACAGCAGGATCATCCAGCGCTGAAATAAAAGTTGCCAGTCCTTCAGGGAAGTTGTGTATCGCAATGGCAAGTGCCATAAACACACCCATTTTTCTCAACCGCAATGCGGCACTTTGACTGAGGGTTGCTTTTTTTGTAGCCTTCGCAGCAACCGTCTCCCCGCCTTCAGGGTCCTGAGCCGACTCAACAAACTTAGATTCATGCGGATTTCCGACAGTAGGAATCAACTTATCAATCAGTCCAATTAACACCATACCCGCAAAAAACGCAATCACCGTAAACAACGTTCCGGTTTGGTCCCCGTGCCCTGCAGTCAGTTCATCCAGCGCTTTAGGAAAAATTTCAATAAACGAAACATAAATCATGACCCCAGCTGAAAAACCAAGTGTGACAGACAGAAAAGCTGTATTCGTCCGCTTTGCAAAAAAAGCAAACATACTTCCCACGCCAGTCGCCAGCCCCGCAAACAATGTTAATAAAAACGCAAATAAAACTGCTCCGTCCATCCTGCATTCTCCTTTAGATTAAAATGATTCTAATGCTACTATATGATAAAAGTTTGTTGAGTGCAACTTTTTTGTGAGTGTGTAATAAAGATTGCTTTGACTAAAAGCGATACGGGGGGACGGAGGTTGCTGTATCAGAATGGAATATTCAGGGGAAGTGATACATGAACCTCCGTCCCCCTGTATCAAAAAGTAAACTGACTATTCAAATAAACTTCTTAAAATGGTATCATTTACCTGTGTAAAAATGATGATTTGATGGGGGATATGATGCAGAAAATTGGAAAGTGGCTTCAGAAAATAGGAGGCGTCATCGCAGGCGCGCTCATTCCGTTACTACCGATGTGGACGGAGGTAAATTTGCAGATAATTATACAATATGAGCTTCTCGCACTGCTGGTCATATTATTAGGGTCAGTCTATGTTAAAGAGCAGGGATGGGAAATCACGGCGCTCCTGATCGGCGCAGTGGGGATGGCGAGTTATGTATATATCAGTAATGAATTCTGGATTTTAATTGCAACGCTAATTTCTGGTGCTGCAGTTGGTGGAATCGCCTATTTAACCAAACCTAAAGAAAACAGCAATTCTGCAGAGGGGCAATTGCATACAGAATGATCTCCAGATATGCATCATCAGGGTCATTCATTTAAAATAAGGAAAAGACCATAAAGGAGTGTTCGTATGCAGGAGTTGCCAGTCATTGTTGCCATGTGCGGCAGTCTCAGAAAAGACTCGCTGAACCGCAAGCTGATGAACGAAATCATCCGCCAGTCTGAAGGAAAGTGGCATGTGAAGGAAGCAGAAATAGGAGAGCTGCCCTTATTCAATGAAGATATTGAAGCGGAAGGGGACCCGGAGTCAGTACGATCTTTCCGCAAAAAGCTGAATGAAGCTGATGGGGTGCTGATCGTCACACCTGAATATAATGCAGGCATACCAGGCGGACTGAAAAACGCACTTGACTGGGCGTCGCGCTCACCGAAAGAATTCTCCATCAAAAATCTGCCGGTCGCTATTGCCGGTGCGTCAAATGGGAATGTGGGAACCGCACTATCACAAATGCAGGTGCGCCAAATTCTCACAAACATGAACGCAAATATCATGACCAACCCGAAAATCATTGCAAGCCGCTACCAGACAAAAATTGTTCCGGAATCCGGCCGCCTGACAGATGAGGGGACAGAAAAGCAGATTGATAAGTTTATTGAGAGTTTTACGAGGTTTGTGGCTGTTTTTGGGAAGTGAAACACTGGGGACGGAGGTAAGTGTATCTATTATGCAGGAATTCCCATAATGATACACAAACCTCCGTCCCCCTGTATCACCATGCACATTCCCAGCCAAAAACCAGTTTTCCAAAACAAAAATCCGGGTATAGAAAAAGCAGTCAACGGTTTGTGAACCATGACAACATCACCTTTATGCTAGTTTGGCTCCCCATTGTCCATTGGGGGGCATTTTTTGTGAAAAAAGAAGAAATATTATCCATTCTCCTCCTATTGACAAAGTGTTCCAACAGGAGTATTTTAGCGTCAATAAGGTGGAATCGAGGCGCTATGATGAAGTTGAAAAGGGTTCAGCTGACACCGCCGCAGTTTCTTATGGCGGGATTTGGAATTACGATTCTGATAGGCACTCTTTTATTGAAGATGCCAGCGTCAACGTATGATGGCATTTCGTGGCTGAATGCCTTATTTACCGCTACATCTGCCACTACTGTAACTGGTCTTGCGGTTGTAGACACCGGAACAGTTTTTACGCTTTTTGGAGAAGCGGTGATTATGATTTTGATTCAGGTTGGCGGGCTTGGATTTATGACTTTCGCTGTGCTGGTTATTCTTTTTTTAAGAAAGAAGATTACGCTGAAAGAGAGATTGCTGATTCAGGAAGCGCTCAGTCAGACGTCAATCGGAGGCGTAGTCCGGCTTGTATTATCTCTATTCATTTTTTCACTTGTGATCGAACTGATTGGAATGGTCCTGCTTGCGACGGTATGGGTGCCGGAGTACGGCTGGACGGAAGGGCTTCATGTCAGTTTATTTCATTCAGTTTCTGCATTTAATAACGCCGGTTTTTCATTATGGTCGGATAATATGATGGGATACGTTGGTGATCCGGTTATTAATCTGGTAATTACCGGTTTATTTATACTGGGAGGGATTGGCTTTACGGTTTTGGTAGATGTCTATCATAAGCCGCAGTTTAAAAAGCTGACATTGCATTCGAAGCTGATGATTGTCGGTACACTGGTCATTAATACGGTTGCGTTGTTATTTATCTTTTTCTCGGAATACAGTAACCCCGGTACAATTGGTGATATGTCATTGATTGATAAGCTCTGGGCTTCATATTTTCAGGGTGTCACAACAAGGACTGCCGGCTTTAACTCAATTGATATTGGAAGTATGGAAGAATCGTCTGTTTTATTCATGATGGCACTGATGTTCATCGGTGCTGGAAGTGGTTCAACCGGGAGTGGAATTAAGCTGACGACTGCGATTATTATTATGCTGACGTTTATTACGTATCTGCAGAATAAAAGTGAGGTTGCGGTGTTTGGACGCACGATTAAGAATAATATTGTGATGAGAGCTTTTGCGATCACCTTTGCGGGCTTTATCACAGTTTTTATCTGTCTGCTTGGACTGACGCTGACTGATCCGCAATTGCCATTTTTGGAAGTCGCATTTGAAGTGTTTTCGGCTTTTGGTACGGTTGGGCTTTCAATGGGGCTCACAGCTGATTTGAGTGTGCCAGGTAAGTTGATCATTATCATACTGATGTTTTTGGGAAGGGTGGGGCCGATCACGCTTGCATTTTCATTAGCTGCGATTAAGCCGGATAAGGTCCGTTATGCAAAAGAAGACGTTTATACAGGTTAAAAGCACAAGAGACTGAACCCGGTCCCTTGTGCTTTTTAAATGGCTTTAGTTTTTGGTTGCCCCAATGAGGCGGCAGGGAATGTCACTGTAATCGTTGTACCCCAGTTGATTTTACTGTTTACTTTAATGTCACCGTCGTGATCCTTAATCAGTTTGAAGCAGACGGCCATGCCGATACCGGTTCCTTTTTCTTTTGTGGTATAGTATGGCTCGCCGATTCTTGATAGGCGGGATTTGGCGATGCCTTTTCCGTTGTCGATGATGCGGATTCGGATCTGTCCGTCCGGGCTGTCGACTTTGATTTTGATTTTACTTTCAGGCACAGTTGCTTCCAGACTGTTTTTCAGAAAGTTGATCATAATCTGTTTAAAGTGTGATTTTTGAATATGAATTAATCCGTTTGATGTTAACAGGTTTTGAATCGAGATAAATTTGTTTTCACGGATTGCTACGGATTGATAGAGAAAGTGTATATTCTCAAGTTCCTCCGCTACATTAATAATTTCTTTGTGACCGTTCTCCGGGCTTTCTGTGCCTGGCCGTGCAAGCAGCAGAAGCTCTTTTAATACTTCGACGATCCGGTCAATTTCTTCTAAAATAATATTTTCGAGTTTTGGATCATCTGTTTTTTCTTTTGCCAGCTGTATGAGTCCTCTTACCGTTGTGAGCGGGTTTCGGATTTCATGGGCAATACTGGCTGCCAGTTCGCCGACGACTTTGGATTTTTCAGAGTCAAGCAGCAGCTTTTCGTTGTTCTTTTGTTCAGTAAAGTCGACGCCGATAAAAAGGGTATATACTTCACGGCTGTCGAGCTCAAGCGCTTCAAAGCTCCATTTTATATAGCGTATCTCACCAGAGCGGGTCAGCATTCTGTCCTGTTTGGGATTCAGCTCGCGTATGGCCATCAGTGCTGAGAGATCCTGATGTGTCAGCTGTTCTTTTGAGACTGAGAGCAGTCTGCAGATTGAATCATTCAGCCGGATGATCCGGTTATTCTGGTCAATGACCGCCAGATAGTTTGGATTGATATCCATAATCTTTTCAAGCAGTGTGCGCTGGCGGGCAAGATGATCGTTTGCCTGAATCAGCATGCCGGACTGCATCCGCACGTAGCTCAGAAACAGTAAAATCGCAATAATGATCGAGTTGAAGCTTGAAAAATATAATGGGAGCGGACTGAATGCGCTCAGCACCCCATTTAAAAAGATAAAGATTGCACCAATACTGATATGCAGATAAAAGATTTTGAGCGTCCGGGTTCGAATCCCACTGGCTGCTATAGCAAAAAGAATTGTATTGGTAATGACTAGCAGCGTATTGATCATAAATGTGACATTCAGTGCTCCGTACAGCGGCATCAGGTGTTCAGGGGAATACATCCCGTCCTGTACAAATTCGTAGCCGTCAATACCGGCATTTGTGAAGTTAATCAAATAGACAATGGTGCTGATGACCATTAATATGACAAACCATTTCATCTTAAAGACTTTCCTGAAGGCTGCGAGTTCAGGACTCTGTTTGACCATAATGACGCCAAGGATGTACATGACCGGCATCAGAAAAATCGGTCCGGATCTGAAGAACCTGAATAACCAGTCGATGACGTTTAATGAAAAGACGTCCTGGCTGTATAAAACGGCAATTCCCATCTGCCAGAGCGAGATTAGGAAAAGAAAGATTGAAAATGATTTTGTATTGACTGATCTTGAGTAAAAAAGTAAAGAAACTGCTAAAAATAACGGTATGCTGGCTAATGCCATTAATAAAAAGAACGCCATGGAAGGGTCTTCCTTTCCCTTATTCAATGCGTGGAAGATTAGATAGCTCCACACCTTTAATGTCTAATTTTAGCAAATTGTTACGCGTTTGCACACAGCGAATGTCCTTTGCTTTTATAAATCTTTTGTGAAAACAAAAAAGAGAGCCAATTTCGGGCCCTCAACACAGCTTAATTACTTTTTGCAG
Coding sequences:
- a CDS encoding TrkH family potassium uptake protein, producing MKLKRVQLTPPQFLMAGFGITILIGTLLLKMPASTYDGISWLNALFTATSATTVTGLAVVDTGTVFTLFGEAVIMILIQVGGLGFMTFAVLVILFLRKKITLKERLLIQEALSQTSIGGVVRLVLSLFIFSLVIELIGMVLLATVWVPEYGWTEGLHVSLFHSVSAFNNAGFSLWSDNMMGYVGDPVINLVITGLFILGGIGFTVLVDVYHKPQFKKLTLHSKLMIVGTLVINTVALLFIFFSEYSNPGTIGDMSLIDKLWASYFQGVTTRTAGFNSIDIGSMEESSVLFMMALMFIGAGSGSTGSGIKLTTAIIIMLTFITYLQNKSEVAVFGRTIKNNIVMRAFAITFAGFITVFICLLGLTLTDPQLPFLEVAFEVFSAFGTVGLSMGLTADLSVPGKLIIIILMFLGRVGPITLAFSLAAIKPDKVRYAKEDVYTG
- a CDS encoding ATP-binding protein yields the protein MAFFLLMALASIPLFLAVSLLFYSRSVNTKSFSIFLFLISLWQMGIAVLYSQDVFSLNVIDWLFRFFRSGPIFLMPVMYILGVIMVKQSPELAAFRKVFKMKWFVILMVISTIVYLINFTNAGIDGYEFVQDGMYSPEHLMPLYGALNVTFMINTLLVITNTILFAIAASGIRTRTLKIFYLHISIGAIFIFLNGVLSAFSPLPLYFSSFNSIIIAILLFLSYVRMQSGMLIQANDHLARQRTLLEKIMDINPNYLAVIDQNNRIIRLNDSICRLLSVSKEQLTHQDLSALMAIRELNPKQDRMLTRSGEIRYIKWSFEALELDSREVYTLFIGVDFTEQKNNEKLLLDSEKSKVVGELAASIAHEIRNPLTTVRGLIQLAKEKTDDPKLENIILEEIDRIVEVLKELLLLARPGTESPENGHKEIINVAEELENIHFLYQSVAIRENKFISIQNLLTSNGLIHIQKSHFKQIMINFLKNSLEATVPESKIKIKVDSPDGQIRIRIIDNGKGIAKSRLSRIGEPYYTTKEKGTGIGMAVCFKLIKDHDGDIKVNSKINWGTTITVTFPAASLGQPKTKAI
- a CDS encoding NADPH-dependent FMN reductase, yielding MQELPVIVAMCGSLRKDSLNRKLMNEIIRQSEGKWHVKEAEIGELPLFNEDIEAEGDPESVRSFRKKLNEADGVLIVTPEYNAGIPGGLKNALDWASRSPKEFSIKNLPVAIAGASNGNVGTALSQMQVRQILTNMNANIMTNPKIIASRYQTKIVPESGRLTDEGTEKQIDKFIESFTRFVAVFGK